In Taeniopygia guttata chromosome 24, bTaeGut7.mat, whole genome shotgun sequence, a single genomic region encodes these proteins:
- the SCN2B gene encoding sodium channel regulatory subunit beta-2 isoform X1 gives MSPEAWLPQPTLLLTGLTLLLSLAPPRLGMEVMAPPIINALNGSSVKLSCTFNSCYKVENKQFSLNWTYQECSNCSEELFLQFRTKIMNKQLDRFGNRVEFTGNPAKNDVSFTLKNVQLEDEGTYNCYVLNPPDRHRGHGKISLKVLTKEPPKHDSTVAVIVGASVGGFLAVVILVLMVVKCVRRKKQQRLNTDDQKTEEEGKTDGEGNPDEGTK, from the exons ATGAGCCCGGAAGCCTGGCTCCCGCAGCCCACCTTGCTCCTCACCGGCCTCACCTTGCTCCTCTCGCTGG CACCCCCGAGGCTGGGCATGGAGGTCATGGCCCCTCCCATCATCAACGCCTTGAATGGCTCCTCTGTGAAGCTCTCCTGCACCTTCAACTCCTGCTACAAGGTGGAGAACAAGCAGTTTTCCCTCAACTGGACGTACCAGGAGTGCAGTAACTGCTCGGAGGAGCTG TTCCTGCAGTTCCGCACCAAGATCATGAACAAGCAGCTGGACCGCTTCGGGAACCGCGTGGAGTTCACCGGCAACCCCGCCAAGAACGACGTGTCCTTCACCCTCAAAAACGTGCAGCTGGAGGACGAGGGCACCTACAACTGCTACGTCCTGAACCCCCCGGACCGGCACCGGGGCCACGGCAAGATCAGCCTGAAGGTGCTCACCAAAG agcccccgAAGCACGACTCGACGGTGGCCGTGATCGTGGGCGCCTCCGTGGGCGGCTTCCTGGCCGTGGTGATCCTGGTGCTGATGGTGGTGAAGTGCGTGCGCCggaaaaagcagcagaggctCAACACGGACGACCAGAAGacagaggaggaggggaagacGGACGGCGAAGGCAACCCGGACGAGGGCACCAAGTAA
- the SCN4B gene encoding sodium channel regulatory subunit beta-4: protein MAPGSPAARHRDAPRLLAALLGLHIFAIAFALEVSVGKTNTVTALNNSNVLLPCVFTTCIGFQDLVFTWYFNSTELIYHGKIKNKATEPTPVWHNPRVEFVGSTTKKDNNISIVLNNVEFSDAGKYTCHVKNPKEKNAQHNATIFLTVVHKMVKTDNTVTLIIVGVVGGLIGLLILFMLIKRVVLFIIKKTQDGKKECLVSSSGNDNTENGLAGSKAEQKAPPKA, encoded by the exons ATGGCCCCGGGCTCGCCCGCCGCTCGCCACCGCGACGCACCGCGCCTGCTGGCCGCGCTCCTGG gTTTGCACATCTTCGCCATTGCCTTTGCCTTGGAGGTGTCGGTGGGGAAGACCAACACGGTGACGGCTCTGAACAACTCCAATGTCCTGCTGCCCTGCGTCTTCACCACCTGCATAGGCTTCCAGGACCTGGTCTTCACATGGTATTTCAACTCGACAGAGCTG ATTTACCACGGCAAGATAAAGAACAAAGCCACGGAGCCCACCCCCGTCTGGCACAACCCGCGGGTGGAGTTTGTCGGCTCCACCACCAAGAAGGACAACAACATCTCCATCGTGCTGAACAACGTGGAGTTCAGCGATGCTGGCAAGTACACCTGCCACGTCAAGAACCCCAAGGAGAAGAACGCCCAGCACAACGCCACCATCTTCCTCACCGTGGTCCATAAGA TGGTGAAGACGGACAACACTGTGACGCTCATCATCGTGGGCGTGGTGGGGGGCCTCATCGgcctcctcatcctcttcaTGCTCATCAAGAGGGTGGTCCTGTTCATCATCAAGAAGACGCAGGATGGGAA GAAGGAGTGTCTGGTGAGCTCGTCGGGGAACGACAACACCGAGAACGGCCTGGCCGGCTCCAAGGCGGAACAAAAAGCACCACCAAAGGCATGA
- the SCN2B gene encoding sodium channel regulatory subunit beta-2 isoform X2 has product MEVMAPPIINALNGSSVKLSCTFNSCYKVENKQFSLNWTYQECSNCSEELFLQFRTKIMNKQLDRFGNRVEFTGNPAKNDVSFTLKNVQLEDEGTYNCYVLNPPDRHRGHGKISLKVLTKEPPKHDSTVAVIVGASVGGFLAVVILVLMVVKCVRRKKQQRLNTDDQKTEEEGKTDGEGNPDEGTK; this is encoded by the exons ATGGAGGTCATGGCCCCTCCCATCATCAACGCCTTGAATGGCTCCTCTGTGAAGCTCTCCTGCACCTTCAACTCCTGCTACAAGGTGGAGAACAAGCAGTTTTCCCTCAACTGGACGTACCAGGAGTGCAGTAACTGCTCGGAGGAGCTG TTCCTGCAGTTCCGCACCAAGATCATGAACAAGCAGCTGGACCGCTTCGGGAACCGCGTGGAGTTCACCGGCAACCCCGCCAAGAACGACGTGTCCTTCACCCTCAAAAACGTGCAGCTGGAGGACGAGGGCACCTACAACTGCTACGTCCTGAACCCCCCGGACCGGCACCGGGGCCACGGCAAGATCAGCCTGAAGGTGCTCACCAAAG agcccccgAAGCACGACTCGACGGTGGCCGTGATCGTGGGCGCCTCCGTGGGCGGCTTCCTGGCCGTGGTGATCCTGGTGCTGATGGTGGTGAAGTGCGTGCGCCggaaaaagcagcagaggctCAACACGGACGACCAGAAGacagaggaggaggggaagacGGACGGCGAAGGCAACCCGGACGAGGGCACCAAGTAA